In the Corynebacterium gerontici genome, one interval contains:
- a CDS encoding amino acid permease — protein MSQTTNDTALGAGLKTRHLTMMGLGSAIGAGLFLGTGVGIAAAGPAVLIAYIIAGAIVVFVMQMLGEMASARPASGSFSIYGEQAFGHWAGFSLGWLYWFMLTMVMGAEMTGAAAIMSSWFGVSPWIPALISVVFFAVVNLANVRGFGEFEFWFAFIKVAVIIFFLIVGVLLIFGLLPGHTFVGTENFLDHGFMPNGIGGVAAGLLAVAFAFGGIEIVTIAAAESEDPKTAIGVAVRSVIWRISLFYLGSVLVITFLMPYDQLGGAKSAAESPFTQILAMANIPGVVGFMEAVIVLALLSAFNAQIYGTSRLVHSLAERGDAPKVFAATNKQGVPTSSVILSMVFAFLSVGLQYWNPPGLLAFLLNAVGGCLIVIWVLIAFSYLKLHPIMKRNGELTSVRMWGYPWLTWVTLAAIAGLVMLMLFDDSSRGQITSVLVIFGALVGLSFLVKGKRS, from the coding sequence ATGTCCCAAACAACAAATGACACAGCGCTCGGTGCGGGCCTGAAAACTCGACACCTCACCATGATGGGTCTCGGCTCTGCCATCGGCGCCGGTTTGTTCCTCGGAACTGGCGTGGGCATTGCGGCGGCAGGCCCTGCGGTGCTCATCGCCTATATCATCGCCGGCGCCATCGTCGTGTTCGTCATGCAAATGCTCGGCGAAATGGCCTCGGCGCGTCCCGCCTCCGGCTCCTTTTCCATCTACGGCGAACAAGCCTTCGGCCACTGGGCTGGTTTCTCCCTCGGCTGGCTGTACTGGTTCATGCTCACCATGGTCATGGGCGCAGAAATGACCGGTGCAGCAGCCATCATGAGCTCCTGGTTTGGCGTTTCGCCATGGATCCCAGCCCTGATCAGCGTGGTCTTTTTCGCCGTCGTAAACCTCGCCAATGTGCGCGGCTTCGGCGAATTCGAATTCTGGTTCGCTTTCATCAAGGTCGCCGTCATCATCTTCTTCCTCATCGTTGGTGTGCTGCTGATCTTCGGCCTATTGCCGGGCCACACCTTTGTTGGCACCGAGAACTTCCTCGACCACGGCTTCATGCCCAATGGCATCGGCGGCGTTGCCGCTGGTTTACTCGCCGTGGCTTTCGCATTCGGCGGCATCGAGATCGTCACCATCGCCGCTGCAGAGTCTGAGGATCCCAAGACGGCCATCGGCGTGGCTGTGCGCTCCGTGATCTGGCGCATCTCACTGTTCTACCTCGGCTCAGTCCTGGTGATCACTTTCCTCATGCCGTATGACCAGCTCGGTGGTGCCAAGTCCGCCGCAGAATCGCCCTTCACCCAAATCCTGGCGATGGCGAACATTCCCGGCGTCGTGGGATTCATGGAGGCAGTGATCGTGTTAGCACTGCTTTCGGCGTTCAATGCGCAAATTTATGGCACTTCCCGCCTCGTGCATTCTCTGGCTGAACGCGGCGACGCCCCCAAGGTTTTCGCTGCCACCAATAAGCAGGGCGTTCCGACTTCTTCCGTGATCTTGTCGATGGTGTTCGCATTCCTCTCCGTTGGTCTTCAGTACTGGAATCCCCCGGGCCTGCTGGCCTTCCTGCTCAACGCCGTGGGCGGCTGCTTGATCGTCATTTGGGTTCTCATCGCGTTCTCGTATCTGAAGCTGCACCCGATTATGAAGCGCAACGGGGAGCTGACCTCGGTACGCATGTGGGGCTACCCCTGGCTCACGTGGGTCACGCTGGCAGCCATCGCTGGCCTGGTCATGCTCATGCTTTTCGACGACTCCTCCCGCGGCCAGATCACTTCCGTGCTCGTGATCTTCGGCGCCCTCGTAGGATTGTCCTTCTTGGTTAAAGGCAAGCGAAGCTAG
- a CDS encoding DapH/DapD/GlmU-related protein produces MSTFGAQAVGIANIAMDGTVLDTWYPSPLLSNHFDLPTGTIRLAAHELTQKMLSLVRIDEDRMVEQVAVRTTIQDLSAPPVDAHDMYLRLHLLSHRMVRPHEINIEGGLDLLSTVVWTNKGPCLAQNFEDVRMALRSRGLIHVYGIDKLPRMVDYVVPSDIQITEAERVRLGAYLAPGTEVLREGYVSYNSGTLGAGRIEGRLYPGAVIDEGFNLGISSSIVSDKDRSLVRIGKHCHIGVGSAIVGIDLGDNVRIGSNLILEPSTMVHHFENENLVPASAIAGISNVEITHVADQVEPVVRPLR; encoded by the coding sequence ATGAGCACTTTTGGCGCGCAAGCAGTAGGCATCGCCAACATCGCGATGGACGGCACCGTTTTGGATACCTGGTATCCCTCACCTTTGCTCAGTAACCACTTTGACCTTCCAACCGGCACCATCCGTCTAGCTGCTCACGAACTGACGCAAAAAATGCTCAGCCTGGTGCGCATCGACGAAGACCGCATGGTGGAGCAAGTGGCCGTTCGAACCACCATCCAAGACCTCAGCGCCCCTCCAGTGGATGCCCACGACATGTACCTGCGCCTACATCTGCTCTCCCACAGAATGGTGCGACCGCATGAGATCAATATCGAGGGCGGCCTCGATCTGCTTTCCACGGTGGTGTGGACCAACAAGGGTCCCTGCCTGGCCCAGAATTTTGAAGATGTGCGCATGGCACTGCGTTCGCGAGGACTCATTCACGTCTACGGCATTGACAAGCTCCCGCGGATGGTGGACTACGTCGTGCCCAGCGACATCCAAATCACTGAGGCCGAGCGCGTACGCCTCGGTGCCTACCTCGCACCGGGCACCGAAGTATTGCGCGAAGGCTACGTCTCTTATAACTCCGGCACCCTGGGCGCAGGCCGCATCGAAGGGCGCCTCTACCCCGGCGCGGTGATTGATGAAGGCTTCAACCTCGGCATCTCTTCCTCGATCGTGTCCGACAAAGACAGAAGCCTGGTTCGCATAGGCAAGCACTGCCACATTGGAGTGGGCTCAGCCATCGTGGGCATCGATCTTGGCGATAACGTGCGTATCGGCTCCAATTTGATTCTTGAACCATCCACCATGGTGCACCACTTCGAAAACGAAAATCTGGTGCCGGCCTCGGCAATAGCAGGGATCTCGAACGTGGAGATCACTCACGTTGCAGACCAAGTCGAGCCAGTGGTTCGGCCACTTCGCTAG
- the dapE gene encoding succinyl-diaminopimelate desuccinylase, whose product MLELAQDPIALTAALVDIESPSHHEAAIADQIEQALKGIDGVEVFRMHHTVMARTHRGLGSRVILAGHIDTVPIAENVPSQLIDGTLHGCGSVDMKSGMACYLHAFATLANAENLQHDLTLICYEAEEVAATYNGLAKLQRSHPEWLEGDLALLGEPSGAMIEAGCQGSVRLKVRAHGVRAHSARSWLGDNAMHKLSPVIARIAEYSAREVEVDGCMYHEGLNIVHCESGVATNTIPDEAWMYVNFRFAPDRTLDEAMAHMLGVLDLPEGVDYEVSDAVPGARPGLDQPAAQALLRATGGNFRAKYGWTDVARFAELGVPAVNFGPGDPSFAHKKDEQCPVHMITTVSEQLLQYLTNPASA is encoded by the coding sequence ATGCTGGAACTTGCACAGGATCCCATTGCTCTCACCGCGGCATTGGTGGACATTGAAAGCCCCTCGCATCACGAAGCAGCTATCGCTGATCAGATCGAGCAGGCGCTGAAGGGCATCGATGGTGTCGAGGTGTTTCGGATGCACCACACCGTGATGGCGCGCACGCATCGTGGCTTAGGCTCACGCGTCATTCTGGCCGGGCATATCGATACTGTGCCGATTGCCGAGAACGTGCCCTCCCAGCTTATCGACGGCACCCTGCACGGCTGCGGCAGCGTGGACATGAAGTCGGGAATGGCGTGCTACCTCCACGCTTTTGCAACGCTGGCGAATGCGGAGAACTTGCAGCACGACCTCACGCTGATCTGTTATGAAGCAGAAGAAGTCGCTGCCACCTACAACGGATTAGCGAAACTTCAACGGTCCCATCCCGAGTGGCTGGAGGGGGATCTGGCGCTGCTCGGCGAGCCTTCCGGGGCCATGATTGAAGCCGGCTGCCAAGGATCGGTGCGCCTGAAGGTTCGAGCACATGGTGTGCGCGCGCATTCGGCCAGGTCATGGCTCGGAGATAACGCAATGCACAAACTCTCACCGGTGATCGCGCGTATCGCCGAGTATTCCGCCCGCGAGGTGGAAGTGGATGGCTGTATGTACCACGAGGGTTTGAATATCGTGCATTGTGAATCTGGGGTGGCCACCAACACCATCCCGGACGAGGCGTGGATGTACGTGAATTTCCGCTTCGCCCCGGACCGCACTCTCGACGAAGCCATGGCTCACATGCTTGGCGTCCTCGACCTGCCTGAGGGTGTGGACTACGAGGTCAGCGACGCGGTGCCCGGCGCACGTCCCGGTCTGGATCAGCCAGCGGCTCAAGCACTGCTGCGCGCCACGGGAGGTAATTTCCGTGCGAAGTATGGTTGGACCGACGTTGCGCGTTTCGCGGAACTCGGCGTTCCGGCGGTGAATTTTGGCCCGGGTGATCCTTCCTTTGCCCATAAGAAGGATGAGCAGTGCCCAGTGCATATGATCACCACAGTCAGCGAGCAGCTATTGCAGTATTTGACCAACCCAGCCTCGGCCTAG
- a CDS encoding TIGR00730 family Rossman fold protein: MNRPQNRTLLGPMLVRDKHAAKGAGTYDQRLLELGADHDWLHADPWRVLRIQSEFVSGFDALAELPPAVTVFGSARTKPEEPYYQLGEQLGAAIADAGYAVITGGGPGLMEAANKGAMEAGGRSIGLGIELPHEQGINEYVDMGLNFRYFFARKTMFLKYSQAFVCLPGGLGTLDELFEVLCMTQTGKVTNYPIVLLGTEFWSGVVQWLKDTLVQEGMISEGDMDLFLLTDSIEEAVDHIQRVHAQMPLFAQGDTEQ; this comes from the coding sequence ATGAATCGACCCCAAAACCGTACGCTGCTCGGCCCCATGCTGGTGCGAGACAAGCACGCTGCAAAAGGCGCAGGCACATACGATCAGCGCCTACTTGAACTTGGCGCGGATCATGACTGGCTGCATGCTGATCCCTGGCGTGTATTGCGAATCCAAAGCGAGTTCGTTTCCGGTTTCGACGCGCTGGCGGAGCTTCCCCCGGCGGTAACCGTCTTTGGTTCCGCGCGCACTAAGCCGGAGGAGCCCTACTACCAATTGGGTGAGCAGCTCGGTGCAGCAATCGCCGATGCCGGTTACGCCGTCATTACCGGGGGTGGTCCCGGTTTGATGGAGGCCGCCAACAAAGGCGCGATGGAAGCAGGTGGACGTTCGATCGGCTTGGGCATTGAACTGCCTCATGAGCAGGGCATCAATGAGTATGTGGATATGGGGTTGAACTTCCGCTATTTCTTCGCCCGCAAGACCATGTTTTTGAAGTACTCGCAGGCCTTCGTGTGCTTGCCGGGTGGTTTGGGCACCTTGGATGAACTCTTCGAGGTGCTCTGCATGACCCAGACCGGCAAAGTCACCAACTACCCGATTGTGCTTTTGGGCACCGAGTTTTGGTCTGGTGTGGTGCAGTGGCTCAAAGATACATTGGTGCAGGAGGGCATGATCTCAGAAGGTGACATGGATCTGTTCTTGCTCACTGACTCCATCGAAGAGGCGGTGGATCATATTCAGCGGGTTCATGCTCAAATGCCACTGTTTGCTCAGGGCGACACGGAGCAGTAG
- the folP gene encoding dihydropteroate synthase — MAIVNRTPDSFYDQGATELFDAALARVEAVVDQGAGIIDIGGVKAGPGTHVGPSEEIDRVVPLIAEVRQRYPHLHISVDTWRAAVAEEAINAGANLVNDTWAGHDPELVEVAGAHKVGYVCSHTGGVQPRTRPYRVHFDDVVSDVIRETTALAQRAVECGVPEDQVLIDPTHDFGKNTYHGLELLRRIDELVVTGWPVLMALSNKDFVGETLDRPVGERVPGTLACTSFSAARGVAVFRAHEVAATLDTIRMTAAIQGTCSPRAVTRGLA, encoded by the coding sequence ATGGCGATTGTGAATCGCACCCCGGACTCTTTTTATGATCAGGGCGCCACAGAGCTTTTCGATGCCGCCCTTGCCCGCGTTGAAGCCGTGGTGGATCAGGGTGCAGGCATCATCGATATCGGGGGCGTGAAAGCTGGTCCCGGAACGCATGTGGGGCCGAGTGAAGAAATTGATCGTGTGGTGCCGCTCATTGCCGAAGTGCGTCAGCGCTATCCGCATCTCCACATTTCCGTGGATACCTGGCGCGCCGCTGTCGCCGAAGAAGCAATCAATGCCGGAGCGAATCTGGTCAACGACACTTGGGCCGGGCATGATCCCGAGCTGGTGGAGGTAGCGGGCGCGCACAAGGTTGGTTACGTCTGTTCCCACACCGGTGGCGTCCAGCCCAGAACGCGGCCGTATCGCGTTCATTTCGACGATGTCGTTTCCGATGTGATCCGAGAGACCACCGCGCTTGCTCAGCGCGCTGTTGAATGCGGGGTACCTGAGGATCAAGTGCTTATCGATCCAACTCACGACTTTGGCAAAAATACCTACCACGGCCTGGAGTTGCTTCGGCGCATCGATGAGCTCGTCGTCACCGGCTGGCCGGTGCTCATGGCGTTGTCCAATAAAGACTTCGTTGGAGAGACCCTTGATCGTCCAGTGGGGGAGCGCGTGCCGGGAACCTTGGCGTGCACGAGCTTTTCTGCGGCAAGAGGGGTAGCAGTTTTCCGAGCACATGAAGTAGCCGCCACCCTAGACACCATTCGGATGACCGCCGCGATTCAGGGAACGTGCTCCCCGCGGGCTGTCACCAGGGGGCTTGCATGA
- a CDS encoding glucosyl-3-phosphoglycerate synthase, producing the protein MISVVIPALNEEATVAHVVQVARRHADEVLVIDADSRDATAQVASDAGATVLNWRDIMTTPPLPGKGESLWRGVHAAQGEVVVFLDADLQRINPDIVELLAAPFEDPSIHLVKAAYERPMTDGSEGGRVTHLTARPLLQLLFPELAHIRQPLGGEYAIRRSTAEQVPFVAGYGVEVGLLIDVARRYGPRALLEVEAGVRTHRNRPLHELSSMAQEVAATILQRAGQRGIEVTQRPALKG; encoded by the coding sequence ATGATTTCGGTGGTCATACCGGCTCTCAATGAAGAAGCCACCGTGGCGCACGTGGTGCAAGTGGCGCGCCGTCATGCCGATGAAGTGTTGGTGATCGACGCCGACTCCCGCGACGCCACCGCCCAGGTCGCTAGCGATGCCGGAGCTACTGTGCTGAACTGGCGCGATATTATGACGACGCCTCCACTGCCTGGCAAAGGTGAATCTCTCTGGCGTGGGGTCCATGCCGCACAGGGTGAGGTTGTTGTGTTTTTGGATGCAGACCTGCAAAGAATCAACCCGGACATCGTCGAATTGCTCGCCGCCCCCTTCGAAGATCCAAGCATCCACTTGGTGAAAGCCGCGTATGAACGGCCAATGACTGATGGTTCGGAAGGTGGCCGCGTGACGCATCTGACGGCACGCCCACTACTGCAATTACTGTTTCCCGAGCTTGCACACATCCGGCAGCCTCTCGGCGGAGAGTACGCAATTCGCCGCAGCACAGCCGAGCAGGTCCCATTCGTTGCAGGCTACGGCGTGGAAGTGGGTCTACTCATTGACGTGGCACGTCGTTATGGCCCCCGGGCGTTGCTTGAAGTTGAAGCAGGGGTGCGAACCCACCGCAATCGACCACTGCACGAACTTTCATCTATGGCGCAGGAGGTGGCGGCAACGATCCTTCAGCGCGCCGGGCAGAGGGGCATTGAGGTGACGCAGCGTCCCGCGTTGAAGGGTTAG
- a CDS encoding DUF3117 domain-containing protein yields the protein MAAMKPRTGNGPMEAVIESRKIVMRIPTDGGGRLVIELNKEEAAELGSLLTAVSES from the coding sequence ATGGCAGCGATGAAACCTCGTACCGGCAATGGCCCTATGGAGGCTGTGATCGAGAGCCGTAAGATCGTCATGCGCATTCCCACCGATGGTGGCGGACGCCTGGTAATCGAATTAAATAAGGAAGAAGCAGCGGAGCTAGGTTCGCTGCTGACTGCTGTCTCTGAGTCTTAA
- a CDS encoding methyltransferase domain-containing protein, protein MLSHVIDVLADPIDGSALELVDDASRVVSASGHSYDVARQGYVTLAGGSGLRYSGDSTEMIKARETFLSNGHFAPFVEAVTESVQHVIDDAEVPDDVDPAVCEVGAGTGYYLSHILDSIHGARGVGLDVSVPAAKLLAKCHPRVGAVVADAWNRLPIADASLDAIAVVFAPRNAAEFARVLKPRGEVVVLTADAGHLAELREPLGIIDVERGKVDRMIQQASGHLEPVGPSQPVAFQMRLNQESIATQIGMSPSARHIHPDVLAERIAGLPESMEVSARAMITRLCKID, encoded by the coding sequence GTGCTTTCGCACGTAATTGACGTCCTCGCCGATCCCATCGACGGCAGTGCATTAGAGCTTGTCGACGACGCATCGAGGGTGGTTTCAGCTTCCGGGCATAGTTACGATGTTGCCCGCCAGGGATATGTCACTCTTGCTGGTGGATCCGGGCTTCGCTATTCCGGCGATAGCACTGAGATGATCAAGGCGCGCGAAACCTTCCTGTCGAACGGTCACTTCGCCCCCTTCGTTGAGGCAGTGACCGAGTCGGTGCAGCATGTGATAGACGACGCCGAAGTGCCGGACGATGTCGATCCCGCAGTCTGCGAAGTCGGCGCTGGTACGGGTTACTATCTCTCGCACATCTTGGATTCGATTCACGGAGCGCGTGGCGTGGGGTTGGACGTGTCGGTGCCGGCCGCGAAACTCTTAGCAAAGTGTCACCCTCGCGTCGGTGCGGTCGTAGCGGATGCTTGGAATAGGCTCCCGATCGCCGATGCGTCCCTCGATGCCATCGCCGTCGTGTTTGCCCCCCGCAACGCTGCTGAATTCGCCCGTGTGCTCAAGCCTCGAGGCGAAGTCGTGGTACTTACCGCCGATGCCGGACATTTGGCGGAATTGCGCGAGCCCCTCGGCATCATTGATGTTGAGCGCGGCAAGGTGGATCGGATGATCCAGCAGGCGTCTGGGCATCTTGAGCCGGTGGGTCCTTCGCAGCCGGTGGCCTTCCAGATGCGACTCAATCAAGAGTCCATTGCCACGCAGATTGGTATGAGCCCTTCGGCCCGTCATATCCATCCTGATGTGTTGGCTGAGCGCATTGCTGGTCTGCCGGAGTCGATGGAAGTGAGTGCTCGCGCAATGATTACCAGATTGTGCAAGATTGACTAA
- a CDS encoding GH32 C-terminal domain-containing protein, whose product MAYRPELHVTPEIGILDAPAGALFDGQRWHIFAQFTPTATSGARWAHQVAEQTPFSWEICDDVIAPRDEELKVRAGSVVQTGSEALLYYTSVTPHGDEIHLASIPNLAATTEFVSDEGSAIDSNVQFRGAVVDDNHGFSNFRSPSVRASYRGGDQHTGWLMLAVSGSMDYPELVLLDSTDGVEWHTRGVLDLQGNTGLEGERLVAPRLIRLKDHVDGEVYDVLIITIEREGMDVSGYLVGHLEHTTFQALEPFRRIDAGHDFTRPRITSVPSIVGEAMADQYDSTTLFGFMNGRGRFDEPEKHRTFIFDGWANCLALPRTATLQSRQLYQTPPKGLLEAVELSDRAALWTGVLDVPSGESVQVDLVDSTGKIAASITHRGNSLELDRSMNPVHEGDASAEAVLHEDDTDAITIVVDGPTVEVFADGGQVAMASRVYFEGTCSEFRVQCSERAEIQRIDELRPKFA is encoded by the coding sequence ATGGCTTATCGTCCCGAACTGCACGTCACACCGGAAATCGGCATCCTCGATGCTCCCGCAGGAGCGCTTTTCGACGGCCAACGTTGGCATATTTTCGCCCAATTCACCCCCACAGCCACAAGCGGGGCTCGGTGGGCTCATCAGGTGGCCGAGCAAACCCCATTCAGTTGGGAAATCTGTGACGACGTTATCGCTCCCCGTGATGAGGAACTCAAAGTGCGCGCTGGCTCCGTGGTACAAACCGGAAGCGAGGCGCTGCTGTACTACACATCCGTCACACCACACGGCGATGAGATCCACCTGGCGAGCATTCCGAACCTCGCAGCCACCACTGAATTCGTATCCGATGAAGGCTCGGCGATCGACAGCAACGTCCAATTCCGCGGTGCGGTAGTCGATGACAACCACGGCTTCAGCAACTTCCGCTCCCCGAGCGTGCGGGCCTCTTATCGCGGCGGCGATCAGCACACGGGCTGGCTCATGCTCGCTGTGAGCGGCAGCATGGATTACCCCGAATTAGTACTGCTTGATTCCACCGATGGCGTGGAATGGCATACCCGCGGTGTGCTGGATCTCCAGGGTAACACCGGGCTCGAGGGCGAGCGGCTCGTCGCTCCACGATTGATCCGGCTAAAAGATCACGTCGATGGCGAAGTGTACGACGTGCTGATCATCACCATTGAACGCGAGGGCATGGACGTATCCGGATACCTCGTAGGGCACCTCGAGCACACCACTTTCCAGGCTCTTGAGCCCTTTAGAAGAATTGACGCAGGTCACGACTTCACCCGTCCAAGAATTACCTCCGTCCCCTCGATCGTGGGCGAGGCTATGGCTGATCAGTACGATTCCACCACTCTTTTCGGGTTCATGAACGGCCGGGGGCGCTTCGATGAGCCGGAAAAGCACCGCACCTTCATTTTCGACGGTTGGGCCAACTGCCTGGCGCTACCACGAACCGCCACACTGCAATCACGCCAGCTTTACCAGACCCCGCCCAAGGGGCTGCTCGAGGCCGTGGAATTGTCGGATCGCGCCGCGTTGTGGACTGGCGTTCTGGACGTGCCCAGCGGTGAATCCGTACAAGTAGATTTGGTGGATTCCACAGGCAAGATCGCTGCAAGCATCACCCATAGAGGCAACTCGCTTGAGCTCGACCGCTCCATGAATCCCGTGCACGAGGGAGATGCCAGCGCCGAAGCAGTGCTTCACGAAGACGACACCGACGCCATCACCATCGTGGTAGATGGGCCCACCGTAGAAGTGTTCGCCGATGGTGGGCAGGTGGCAATGGCCTCGCGTGTGTACTTTGAGGGCACATGCAGCGAATTCCGCGTGCAGTGCTCTGAGCGCGCTGAAATTCAACGCATTGATGAACTTCGCCCGAAGTTTGCATAA
- the budA gene encoding acetolactate decarboxylase, with amino-acid sequence MSDNHPLRITRHTIFQSSLMSALLDGIYDGELSIGELLGHGNFGIGTFNALDGEMIILDGVCYQLRGDGTAEVASLEQLSPFAIATNFVPRLKLEAPDNLKRSELSQFITSHLPSENFMYAVRIRGHFHDVRVRTVSKQSKPYRPMTEATLEDEELLFQDISGIIGGFRTPVYEKGIGVPGCHVHFVDDAKSKGGHVLDFTLAQATIEVCPGTDLELRLPLTQEFSDASLAPDDLDQQIHDTEVKS; translated from the coding sequence ATGAGTGACAATCATCCGCTCAGGATCACGCGCCACACCATTTTTCAGAGCTCGTTGATGTCCGCGTTGCTCGACGGCATCTACGACGGTGAGCTGAGCATCGGCGAGCTCCTTGGCCACGGCAATTTCGGCATCGGCACCTTCAATGCCCTCGATGGCGAAATGATCATCCTCGACGGCGTGTGCTATCAACTGCGCGGCGACGGCACGGCGGAAGTGGCATCGCTGGAGCAGCTCAGCCCCTTCGCCATCGCCACAAACTTCGTACCGCGCTTGAAACTTGAGGCCCCAGATAATCTGAAGCGCAGCGAGCTTAGCCAGTTCATCACCTCGCATCTTCCCAGCGAAAACTTCATGTATGCCGTTCGTATCCGCGGCCACTTCCATGACGTGCGAGTGCGAACCGTCAGCAAACAAAGCAAGCCCTATCGCCCAATGACTGAGGCGACGCTGGAAGATGAAGAACTCCTCTTCCAGGACATCAGCGGCATCATCGGTGGCTTCCGCACTCCCGTGTACGAAAAGGGCATCGGCGTGCCCGGTTGCCACGTGCACTTCGTCGACGACGCCAAATCCAAAGGTGGGCACGTACTGGACTTCACCTTGGCTCAGGCCACCATCGAAGTGTGCCCCGGCACCGACTTGGAGCTGCGCTTGCCACTGACCCAGGAATTTTCCGACGCCAGCTTGGCTCCCGACGACCTTGATCAGCAAATCCACGACACCGAAGTGAAATCTTAG
- the glgA gene encoding glycogen synthase — protein sequence MKVAMLTKEYPPEIYGGAGVHVTELTRYMRKLVDVDVHCMGAPRDEDNVYVYGVDDALKDANPAVKTLSTGLRMAEGLGDAQVAHSHTWYAGLGGHVGGLLHGIPHVATAHSLEPDRPWKREQLGGGYDISSWSEKNTMEYADAVIAVSEKMKEAVLRAYPRIDADRVKVVLNGIDTQLWQPRPTFDDAEQSVLRELGIREDQPIVSFVGRITRQKGVEHLVKAARHFDEGVQLVLCAGAPDTPEIAARTTKLVNDLQAEREGVVWVQEMLPKEKIQEILTASDAFVCPSIYEPLGIVNLEAMACSTAVVASDVGGIPEVVADGETGALVHYDENDTEAFERDIAQAVNTMVADRKRAEAFGVAGRDRAVEKFSWATIAEQTIEVYKSVM from the coding sequence ATGAAGGTTGCAATGCTCACCAAGGAATACCCACCGGAGATCTATGGCGGCGCAGGCGTGCACGTCACCGAGCTCACCCGCTACATGCGCAAGCTTGTCGACGTCGACGTGCACTGCATGGGAGCTCCCCGCGATGAAGACAACGTCTACGTCTACGGCGTAGACGATGCGCTCAAGGACGCTAACCCCGCGGTGAAGACGCTCTCCACCGGGCTGCGCATGGCCGAGGGGTTGGGCGATGCTCAGGTGGCTCACTCCCACACTTGGTACGCGGGTCTCGGTGGGCACGTTGGAGGGCTCCTCCACGGCATTCCCCACGTTGCAACCGCCCACTCCCTTGAGCCGGATCGTCCGTGGAAGCGCGAGCAACTCGGTGGCGGCTATGACATTTCTTCCTGGTCTGAAAAGAACACGATGGAATACGCCGATGCCGTCATCGCCGTGTCGGAAAAGATGAAAGAAGCCGTGTTGCGGGCGTATCCCCGCATCGATGCGGATCGAGTCAAAGTGGTGCTCAACGGCATTGATACCCAACTTTGGCAGCCACGCCCAACCTTCGACGACGCTGAGCAATCGGTACTGCGTGAACTTGGCATCCGCGAGGATCAGCCAATCGTCAGCTTCGTTGGCCGCATTACTCGCCAAAAGGGCGTGGAGCACCTGGTCAAGGCAGCTCGCCACTTTGATGAGGGCGTGCAGTTGGTGCTGTGCGCAGGCGCCCCGGATACTCCCGAAATTGCAGCTCGCACCACCAAATTGGTCAATGATTTGCAAGCGGAGCGCGAAGGCGTTGTGTGGGTGCAAGAGATGCTGCCGAAGGAGAAGATCCAAGAGATTCTGACTGCTTCCGACGCCTTCGTATGCCCCTCAATCTACGAACCTTTGGGCATCGTCAACCTCGAAGCGATGGCGTGTTCCACCGCTGTGGTCGCCTCAGACGTGGGTGGCATTCCCGAGGTTGTCGCGGACGGTGAAACCGGTGCATTGGTGCACTACGACGAAAACGACACCGAGGCCTTTGAACGCGATATTGCCCAGGCTGTCAACACCATGGTCGCCGACCGCAAACGCGCTGAGGCCTTCGGTGTTGCGGGTCGCGATCGTGCCGTCGAAAAGTTCTCTTGGGCAACCATCGCTGAGCAAACCATCGAAGTGTACAAGTCCGTGATGTAG